Proteins from a genomic interval of Cucumis melo cultivar AY chromosome 7, USDA_Cmelo_AY_1.0, whole genome shotgun sequence:
- the LOC127150194 gene encoding uncharacterized protein LOC127150194, which produces MTTSRRLADRKVERFEKNILKRGAVPETATKKGKDYPVGPILLGFFVFVVIGSSLFQIIRTATGGGMG; this is translated from the exons ATG ACGACATCGCGGCGTCTTGCGGATCGGAAGGTGGAGAGGTTTGAGAAGAACATTTTGAAGAGAGGGGCTGTGCCTGAGACTGCTACTAAGAAGGGAAAAGATTACCCTGTTGGCCCTATTCTTCTTGGATTCTTCGTTTTTGTCGTCATTGGATCAT CTCTGTTTCAGATAATCAGGACGGCAACAGGTGGAGGAATGGGATGA